A stretch of DNA from Endozoicomonas sp. 8E:
GCGTTTAACGCCAGCGAATCTGGAAAGCTGCCCTGCTACCCAATCGGTATTTTCTCCGGTTTTCTGAACATTGACATAGGCATGCTCCCCTTCACCTTCCGGTAGAAAGGGCAGCTCTTCCTCAACGATGAAATCCTCAGGCAGGGACTTGAAAGCGCACTGCCCCAAAGCCCCCCCCCAGCAATAAGCCCAGGTTGGTGTATAAGAAACTTGATTCATTAAACAATAATCTTTCAGGTGTAGCGCAAACGGATCAAGACAAACGGCCTTTGCTGTGAGTCAAAAGCACCACCGCATGAACTGCAATACCTTCCTTTCGCCCGGTATAGCCCAACTTCTCAGTTGTCGTTGCTTTTACATTGACTGCTTCAGTTTCAACCTGAAGATCTCTGGAGAGATTTTCTTTCATGGCAGGAATATGAGCAGCCATTTTTGGTGTCTGGGCAACAATGGTGCTATCGACGTTGACCACCTGGTAGCCATTCTCATGAATCAGTGTCACCACGTGCCTGAGAAGCTGTCGGCTGTCAACTCCCTTATACCTTGGATCTGTATCCGGAAAATGCTGACCGATATCACCCAGAGCAGCCGCTCCCAGTAATGCATCACAAACGGCGTGAAGGAGAACATCGCCATCTGAATGGGCTAAAAGCTTGTGACTGTGTTCAATACCGACCCCGCCCAACACAATGTTGGCATCAGCCGCTGCTTCATCGGAAAAGCGGTGCACATCAAAACCGTGACCAATTCGCATCATACTGTCTCAATCAGTTTGTCTTGCTGTTGAATGTAAAGGGCTGCAAGTGTCAAATCAGCACTACGGGTCACCTTGATATTATCGCTGTGCCCTTCGACCATCAGCGGCTTGAATCCAGCGTATTCAATAGCACTGGCTTCATCCGTGACCGGCATTCCGTCATCCAGCGCTTTTTTGAGTGCATCGTAAAGCAGCTTCATCCGAAACATCTGTGGGGTCAGGGCGTGCCACAGCTCATCCCGATCCACGGTCTCAATCACTTCACCAGAAGAAGAAGTGCGTTTCATAGTATCTCTCACAGGCATTCCCAGCAAACCGCCGGTGGTATGGCCAGTTAACTGTTTCACAAGCCACTCCAGATCAGAGTGACGAATACAAGGTCTGGCCACATCATGCACCATCACCCAATCCTCGGCATCTGCCAACTCGGACAAAGCCTTCAGCCCATTCAAGACGGAATGGTAACGCTCATCCCCTCCCTGCACCAACATAATTCGCGAATCCCTCAACATCTCAATATCCTTGTAGTACTCATCTTCAGCACCAATCACAACAATCAGTTTCTCTAAGACAGAAAAACCCAGAAGACGTTCAACCGTGTGCTCTATTAAGGTGCGGCCATGAATCTCAAGATACTGTTTGGGGATTGCACTCTGCATTCGGCGCCCCACCCCGGCGGCAGGAACAACTGCCCAAAAACGGGGTTCATGAGGGATACTCGTACTCACATTGTCACCTACGAAAGGTCAGAAGGAACCTTTTGCAAACAGGGTATGTTTCAGTCTGTTATAAATCTGAAACGCCACTCAAGCACCTGATCAGGCACCTATCCCGATCTATAAAATAGCTGCAATGATCAGCGTTGTGGAATTTTTTGCCCGGTATTGAGCCAGTATTGAAGTAGCGAGGAGACTCAGTCATATATCAGATAAAACGTTTCATCTTTCTTGATCATCCCCAGATCAAGACGGGCTTGCTCTTCCAGGGTTTGCAAACCGTTCTGCAACTCAATAACTTCGGTAGCCAGCAAACGGTTTCGCCGATACAAGCGCTCGTTTTCTCGTTCCTGCTGCGCAATCTGTTTTTTGATCGCTACCATTTCGGCCACACTTCCCTCTCCCATCCAGAGTTGTATCTGAAGGACCACCAGCGCCAGAAGGAGTAATGTATGCACCAGCTTTAGCATCTGAATCTCTCATTGTTTTCAGCCATTGAGTCTATCAAAGACTGAAAAATGTGCCCACGGTGAAAACAGAAAAAACTGGAATACCCAAAATGTGAACCAGAGCAACAAAAGCAGAGGATCGTTACACAGAACAAAGGGAGACATTAAAAGCCTCCCTTTATTGACACGCTAATCAAACAACCTGTCAGGCACGCTTGAATTCAGCAAGACCACGATATGGAGCTTTAGTACCCAGCTCTTCTTCAATACGGAGCAGCTGGTTGTACTTGGAAACACGGTCAGAACGGCACAGAGAACCGGTCTTGATCTGTCCTGCAGCAGTACCCACAGCCAGATCTGCAATAGTAGCATCTTCTGTTTCACCAGAACGGTGAGAGATCACTGCAGTGTATCCAGCATCTTTGGCCATCTTGATGGCCTCCAGAGTTTCGGTCAGTGAACCAATCTGGTTGAACTTGATCAGGATAGAGTTAGCGATACCTTTCTCGATACCTTCCTTGAGAATCCTGGTGTTGGTTACAAACAGGTCATCACCAACAATCTGGATCTTGTCGCCCAGAATTTCAGTCTGATATTTGAAACCGTCCCAGTCAGACTCGTCCAGACCATCCTCGATAGAGATAATCGGGTACTCTTCACACAGATTGGCCAGATAGTCAGAAAACTCATTGGAAGAGAAAATCTTGCCTTCACCCTTCATGTTGTACTGACCGTCAACGTAGAATTCCGATGCCGCACAGTCCATCGCCAAAGTAATATCAGTACCCAGCTTGTAGCCAGCGGCTTCAACTGCTTCTTTGATGACAGCCAGCGCGTCAGCGTTAGAAGCCAGATTGGGCGCGAAACCACCTTCATCACCTACCGCAGTATTCAAGCCTTTGGCAGACAGTACTTTCTTCAGGGCATGAAATACCTCAGCCCCCATACGCAGACCTTCAGCAAAAGTTCCGGCAGCGACTGGCTGGACCATGAACTCCTGAATATCGACGTTGTTGTCAGCGTGCTCACCACCGTTGAGAATGTTCATCATAGGAACCGGCATTGTGAACTGGCCAGAAGTGCCGTTCAAATCAGCAATATGCTGGTAGAGAGGTATTTTCTTATCTGCAGCGGCGGCTTTCGCCGCAGCCAGGGATACTGCCAGAATGGCATTGGCGCCCAGAACACTCTTGTTCTCGGTACCATCCAGCTCGATCATGGCCAGATCCAGTCCACGTTGATCAGCGGCATCGCGCCCCAGCAGAGCTTCACGGATAGGTCCGTTTATGTTGCCCACTGCCTTCAGGACGCCCTTACCCAGGTAGCGAGACTTGTCTCCATCACGCAGCTCCAGAGCTTCACGGGAACCGGTAGAGGCTCCGGATGGTGCAGCAGCACGACCCATGGCACCCGATTCCAGAATGACATCGGCTTCTACGGTCGGGTTACCGCGAGAATCCATGATTTCGCGGCCTTTGATTTCAACAATTTTTGCCATAATAGCTTTCTCTCTACACAAATGCCGATAGACGATGAAAAGTACGTTGCTTCAGTCTCGTTGCACAGAAAGACAAAAATACTTTTCACAACACCCTGTCTACGAAGGGAAATATACCTGACTTGACCGGGCAGTGAGGAATCATCCTGAAGACTGTTGAACTCTGAGATTCACACCCTCCCAACCCAACCGTCTCAGCCTGATTAGATAATAGAACTGATTCAACCTCCCAGCGCCATTATCCAATGGGACTGTTTTTAGCTTCCCAGACGTTGCAGTGCGGACACTATACCAACTCCCTGCGGGTTATCAACTATTGCACATAGCAACACCGAAGGCGCAAGGATAAACATCTGAATTCAATGGAAGCCCTTGATATCACAGTGATGAAAAACGTATAACAATCAGACAATGAAGCTTGATAAAAAAACGAGCCCCAACCTCTTAAAGACAGAACCCTTTATCGCCATCAAACAGGTTATTTTTTCAAAAAAAAACCGCCGGAATTCGGCGGTTTTCTTATATCAAACGAAACACTCAATGGGTATCCAGCTCAGGCATGGACTTAACGAGATCGTCAATAGCCTTCACCTGTGTAAGAAAGCCTTCCAACTGAGTGAGGCGCAGCGCTGAGGGACCATCACAACGAGCTGCATCCGGATCAGGATGCGCTTCCAGGAAAAGACCTGCCAGACGGGTCGACATACCGGCCAGAGAAAGCTCTGCCACCTGATGACGACGGCCACCGGAAGCCGCTCCCATAGGGTCTCTGCACTGGAGTGCATGTGTTGCATCAAAAATAACGGGAGACTGGCCACTCACCTCTTTCATGGTACGAAAGCCCAGCATATCAACCACCAGGTTGTCATAACCATAAGAAGATCCACGTTCGCAGAGAATAACCTGCTCATTTCCCGCTTCAGCAAACTTGTCGACAATATTGCCCATCTGCGAAGGACTCAGGAACTGAGGCTTCTTGATGTTGATCACAGCACCGGTTTTGGCCATGGCAAACACGAGATCGGTTTGACGCGCCAGAAAAGCTGGCAACTGAATAACATCAACCACTTCGGCTACCGGTTGGCACTGATGAACTTCATGAACATCGGTGATCAGCGGCACTCCGAACGTCTCCTTCAGCTCCTGAAAGATCTTCAGACCTTCTTCCATGCCTGGCCCACGATAGGAGTAGATGGAAGAACGGTTCGCCTTGTCAAAGGAAGCCTTGAAAATATAAGGAATACCCAGCTTCTCTGTAACAGCGACATAGTGCTCTGCTATTTTCATGGCCATGTCACGAGACTCGAGCACATTCATGCCACCAAACAACACGAACGGCTTGTCGTTAGCTACCTGAATAGAGCCTACAGAGACTGATTTCTGTTCAGACATACGCGCCCTTAATCCTGTTTAGCCTGATAGTTTAAAGCCGCTTCAATGAATGACTTGAAGAGTGGATGCCCATCCCTTGGCGTAGAAGTAAATTCGGGATGAAACTGGCAGGCTACAAACCAGGGGTGCTCCTTGACTTCTACCATTTCAACCAGAGCATTGTCTTCAGAGCGCCCGGAAATAACCAGACCAGCATCCTGAAGAGTTTCGAGGTAATTGTTATTGACCTCATAACGATGACGGTGCCGCTCAGTAACAATGTCTTTACCGTAAGCAGAGTGAGCCTGAGTACCAGAGATAAGGTTACACTTTTGGGCACCCAATCTCATGGTCCCCCCCAGATCGGAAGCCTCGGTACGAGTCTCCAGAGCACCATCGGAAGACAGCCACTCAGTAATCAGACCTATCACCGGATGCTCGGAGTTTTGATCAAACTCGGAGCTGTTGGCCCCTTCCAGACCTGCTTTGTTACGAGCGTACTCAATAACAGCGACCTGCATGCCCAGACAGATACCCAAATAGGGAATCTTGTTCTCACGAGCATGACGAACCGCCTGAACCTTGCCTTCCACACCACGGTGACCAAATCCACCAGGTACCAGAATCGCACTGACGCCTTCCAGACGACTCAGTCCCTCCTGCTCAAGCAGTTCGGAATCAACATAACGGATATTAACCTTGGTACGGGTTTTCAATCCGGCATGGCGAACCGCTTCAATCAGGGATTTATAGGCATCGAGAAGTTCCATATATTTGCCCACCATGGCAATAGTCACTTCCTTTTCCGGGTGGGTGTCACGATCCACAACATCAGCCCACTCAGACAGATCTGCAGCCGGAGTATCCAGACTAAATTTGTCGACAACAATCTGATCCAGTCCCTGCTCATGGAGCATCTGGGGAATTCGGTATATGGTATCGGCATCTTCCAGAGAGATAACCGCACGCTCTTCAACGTTAGTAAACAGGGAAATCTTGCGACGGGCAGAGGCTTCAATAAACTGTTCGCTGCGGCAAACCAGAATGTCTGGCTGAAGACCAATGGATCGTAGCTCTTTAACAGAGTGTTGGGTAGGCTTGGTCTTGGTTTCGCCCGCAGTCTTGATATAGGGCACCAGGGTCAGGTGCATCAGCAAAGCGCGGGAAGAACCCAGCTCAACTTTCAACTGGCGAATCGCCTCCAGAAATGGCTGAGACTCAATATCACCCACAGTACCACCAATTTCAACCATAGCTATATCAGCATCGCCGGCTCCCTGAACAACGCGACGCTTGATTTCATCGGTAATGTGGGGAATAACCTGAACCGTACCGCCCAAATAATCGCCACGACGCTCTTTGCGAAGAACATCCTGATAGACTCGACCCGTGGTAAAGTTATTGCCCTGCTTCATAGTGGTGCGCACAAAACGCTCATAATGACCCAGGTCGAGGTCGGTCTCCGCACCATCTTCAGTAACAAACACTTCACCATGTTGGAACGGGCTCATGGTGCCCGGATCAACGTTGATATAAGGATCCAGTTTGAGCATCGTCACCTTAAGGCCGCGTGCCTCAAGGATAGCTGCGAGGGAAGCTGAAGCGATGCCTTTGCCCAATGAGGAAACAACACCACCCGTGACGAAAATATAACGCGTCATTGTTATCTGCTGACTCTTAAATGCGGGAAAAAAATGAATACTCAAGATGGGAGATCAGGATACCAAAATCGCTTCTAAACGTAAAACACATACTGAGAAAATGCGTAGAAAGTTTGGTTTAAGTCCTGCTACCCAGACTCAGACATCGGGACACCAAGACAAAGATATGCCAGCGCCCGGGTCACAGGCGTATGTGTCTGTGACAAAAAAACCTGGTAACGCCACCAGCTGATCCCCATGAAAAACAAATGGAACTGACTCCCTGACCCAAGGGGGGACTTTGTAGTCCTGCAACCAACGTTTGATCGTTTTACGGCCTTCACGACCTTTCACAGCAACTTTCAGCCCAGCAGGCAGCTCAGAACGAAACAATATGCGCAATGTCGTTTCCGGGAGCCGGACATCACCTCCCTCTTCCAGCGATAAACGCCCCCCTGAAAAAGGCAGTTTGATCACTCGATCCGCACGCCACTGCCAGTCAAAACCTTCTCTCTCAATAGGCTCAGGTTTACGAAGCAACACCAGCTTTCCGATAAAGCGGCGTAACTGAAAAGCACCTATAAGGACAACAGGCTCAGCATCCTCTACCGCTTCAATCAAATCTGTGAACAGAGCATTCAGTCGGACTCTGTCCGGCATTTGGACTTGATGTGAGGCCAGCCAATAGCGAACCAGTCTTCGGGCTGCAAGACCATTAATAAGCTTGAGCGCCTCCAGATCTAAAACGCTGCGCTCACCCCAAAGCCGGGAAGGCGGGGCTTGAATAATAGACCGGGCGTACTGCTCTGTTTGCTCAAGGAGCATCTGATTCACTTCAGAAACATCCTCGGAAAACTGCGCCAGTCGAACTGCAACACCCGGCCAGACAGCCTCAATCTGCGGCATCAGATTTTGCCTAAGGAAATTACGCCGAAACCTCTGATCCTGGTTGGATTCATCTTCAACAAAACCCAAACCATAATTTTCAGCATAGTTTTCAATGGTTTGTCTGGAAATATTAAGCAGAGGTCTTAGCAAGACTCCACCACCTAACCCTCTCGAAGCAGGCATACCGGCTACACCATCCAACCCGCTGCCTCGCAGCAATCGAAAAAGCACTGTTTCCGCCTGATCATCCTGATGATGCCCCATCAACAGACAACCATCTTCAGGCAGACGGTCTTCAAAAACGGCATAGCGTGCTTCACGGGCTTGTCGTTCAATATCTGAGGATGACTCAATAGCAACTCTGACCACCTCTAGAGGAACTTGCCATTGTTCACAGAGGGACAGGCAATGTTCTGCCCATGAATCAGCGTTCTCGCTGAGCCCATGATGAATATGAACCGCAGAGAGAGACTTGATCTTCCCCTGTTCACGCAGCCCCACCGATAAATGAAGAAGAACGGTAGAATCCACACCACCGCTAAACGCCACTAAAACAGGCTTCCCTGCAACGCTTCTGATTTGCTCAGAAAGATGCTCTATTAACGAGAAAAACCTTTCGTCCCTGGATGGAATGAAAGACTTTCTCAATCGTCGATTCTTTTCGAAGGGCCGATCCGTCATCAGACAGCGCCGTAATCCCTGATGCGCTGATAACGACTTTCTATCAATTCATCAGCATCCATTTTCTCCAGTTTCCGGAGTTCTTCCTCCAGGGCAACACCCAGTGCAGAAGCCATCACTTCTGGCTGACTGTGAGCACCACCCAGAGGCTCCATGACCAGACGATCTACGAGCCCCAACTCCATCAGCCGGGATGCAGTTACACCCATGGCTTGCGCAGCTGTGGAAGCATATTCAGATTTTTTCCAGAGAATCGATGCACAGCCTTCCGGAGAGATCACCGAGTAGATCGAGTTCTGCAACATCAGCAGCTGATCACAGACACCAATGGCCAGCGCGCCACCGGACCCTCCCTCTCCAATAACAGTAGAGATAATGGGTACTTTCAGGCGAGACATAACAGCCAGATTGTAGGCAATGGCCTCACTCTGCCCACGCTCTTCTGCACCAATTCCCGGATAAGCGCCCGGTGTATCGATAAAAGTCATGATGGGCATTTTGAAACGCTCGGCCATCTCCATGAGCCGACAGGCCTTCCGGTAGCCTTCGGGCTTGGGCATACCAAAATTACGAAGTACTTTATCCTTGATTTCACGGCCTTTCTGATGACCAATAACCATCACCGGACGACCATTGAATCGGGCAATACCACCGATAAGTGAAGGATCATCTGCAAAGTGTCGATCACCATGCAGCTCATCAAACTCGGTAAAGAGATGCTGAATATAATCCAGAGTGTAAGGACGACGCGGGTGTCTTGAAAGCTGAGCTACCTGCCAGGCAGACAGATCAGAAAAAATCTGCTCAGTCAGAGTCTTACACTTGTCTTGCAGGCGGCTGACTTCATCAGTAATGTTCAGTTCTGCATCGCTGCTGACCAGTCTTAGCTCTTCGATCTTGGCTTCCAACTCAGCAATCGGCTGTTCAAAATCCAGATAATTCGGGTTCATAGATTCCACTTCAAGAATTCAGCATCACCTGAAAAATACGTAAAAGCGATCAATATGTCGAGTTAATAAGAGTAAGCGTCTGTTACTGATACTCCACTTTGGCGGACTCTTTGCCCAGCCATTGCCTCAAGCCCATTACCAGATCATCACTTGGACTAACATTCCATTTTTCGCCCAGCTGGATACTGGCCGAAGCATCGTCACGGGTATAGTTGACCTGCACCGGGAGCTGACCCGGATGCTGTCCGAGCAAGCCGGACATTTTGGCGTGAAATGCACTGTCCACCTGCCCACTGCTCAAGTCCACCAGCAGCCTGCGGGCGTAGTAACTTCGGGCATCAATCAGGTTGAGAGCTTTCTTGGCTCTGACCTTAAGGCTACCGGAGTAATCATCAAAGCTGACCTCCCCTTCGAAGACAATCACCGTATCCATTTTGATAAGTGCCTGACACTGCTCATAAACATCGGCAAAGATAGATACTTCGATCCGGCCAGTACGATCATCCAATGTCACAAAACACATTTTGTCGCCGCGTTTATTTTTCATGGTCCTCATGGCCACCACCAGGCCAGCTATGTTTTGACTTTCGCCTCTGGCTGGCTGAAGATCCCGGATACGGTTGCGAATAAAGTGTTTAATCTCCTGCTCATATTCATCAATGGGATGACCGGTCAAGTAAAGACCCAGAGTGTCTTTTTCGCCACTCAGCCGAACTTTATCGGCCCACTCTTCAACATTACCGTACTTATCGTAGACATCCTCTTCACCGGCGGGCACCAGTGCACCGAACAGATCACCATGGCCAGAATCTAAACTCTTGGCGGCCTGATCTGCCGCTTTCATGGCTTCAGGTTGACTGGACTCCAATACCGCGCGGTTAAAATTGTATCGGGCCTTTTTACCCGGTGCAGGCCCCAGCAGATCCAGGGCACCGGAACGAATCAAAGCCTCAAGAACCCGCTTATTGATACTCCTGGCATCAACACGCTCACAGAAATCAAAGAGATCCTTGAATGGACCGCCTGACTTTCTGGCTTCAACAATGGATTCGATAGGCCCCTCACCAACGCCCTTGATGGCACCCAGACCATAAACAATATGCCCGTCGTCATTGACACCAAACATATAGTCACCACTGTTTACATCCGGTGGCAGCAGGGTAAGTTCCATCTCACGACATTCTTCAATAAACGTCACAACCTTGTCGGTATTCTGCATATCCGAACTCATGACCGCTGCCATAAATTCTGCCGGATAATGGGCTTTCAGCCATAGCGTCTGATAAGAGACAAGAGCATAGGCAGCCGAATGAGATTTGTTAAAACCGTAACCGGCAAATTTCTCCACAAGGTCGAAGATTTTCATCGCCAGCTCGCCGTCGATGCCCTGCTTGATAGCCCCCTCTTCAAAGACGGCTCTTTGCTTGGCCATCTCTTCGGGTTTTTTCTTACCCATGGCCCGACGAAGCATATCCGCACCACCCAGGGTATAACCTGCCAGCACCTGGGCGATCTGCATGACCTGCTCCTGATACAGGATGATGCCATAGGTAGGCTGCAGAATCGGCTGAAGCCACTCGTGTTGATATTGAGCATCCGGATAGGACAGCTCTTCCCGGCCATGCTTGCGATTAATAAAGTTATCAACCATGCCAGATTGCAGAGGCCCCGGTCGGAACAGGGCCACGAGAGCGATGATATCCTCAAAACAATCGGGCTGAAGACGCTTGATCAGATCCTTCATACCCCGGGATTCAAGCTGGAAAACCGCAGTGGTCTCAGCTCTCTTGAGCATGTCGTAAGAGAACTTGTCCTCCAGATCGATCATCATGATGTCAAGCTCATCCTCGCCACGATGCTGGCGGCGGGGATTGATCATTTTCAATGCCCAGTCAATGATGGTCAGAGTTCTCAGCCCCAGAAAGTCAAACTTCACCAGACCGGCTGACTCAACATCATTTTTATCAAACTGGGTAACAACACTGCCACCAGCTTCATCGCAATAAAGCGGTGCAAAATCGGTTAGTTTGGTCGGCGCTATGACGACACCACCAGCGTGCTTACCGACATTCCGGGTAACCCCTTCGAGCTTGAGCGCCATATCCCAGATTTCCTTGCCATCTTCATCGATATCAAGAAAATCCCTGATCGTGGCCTCCTGCTCATAAGCTTTGGCGAGGGTCATACCGATCTCGAAGGGAATCATTTTCGAGAGCCGGTCTGCAAGACCGTAGGATTTGCCCTGCACCCTGGCTACATCCCTGACCACCGCCTTAGCGGCCATGGTACCGAAAGTGATGATCTGGGAGACCGCATCTCGACCATAGGTTCTGGCGACATAGTCAATCACCCGGTCTCTGCCATCCATACAGAAGTCGACGTCAAAGTCAGGCATGGACACCCGTTCCGGATTCAGGAATCGCTCAAACAGCAGGTCATACTGAATAGGGTCAAGGTCGGTAATTTTTTGCGCATAGGCCACCAGTGAACCAGCACCGGAACCACGACCCGGCCCGACCGGTATATCGTTATTTTTAGACCACTGGATAAAGTCCATTACGATCAGGAAATAGCCAGGGAATCCCATCTGGAGAATAATATCCAGCTCGAAATCGAGACGATCCCGATACACTTTTTCTTTGCTGCCATAGTCAGGATCAGCAGGGTCCAGAATGGTTTGCAAACGTTCAGTCAAACCATCATGAGAAAACTTCCTGAAAAAGGCATCCATCGTCATCCCGTCAGGGATGGGAAATTCTGGCAGAAAGTACTCGCCCAGATGCACATAAACCGAGCAGCGTCGGGCAATTTCCACTGAATTTTCAAGTGCTTCAGGGATGTCGGAGAAAAGCTCACACATCTCTTCTTCCGTTTTCAGATACTGCTCTTCGCTGTATCTTTTGACCCTGCGCGGGTCGTCCAACGTTGAACTTTCACCAATACAAACCCGAGCTTCGTGGGCCTCGAAGTCTTCTCTATTGATGAACATAACATCGTTGGTGGCCACTACCGGGCAATCGTATTTTTCAGCCAGCGCAACGGATCCATGCAGGCACTCCTCATCACCTGCCCGGGATGTTCTGTGAAGCTCAAGATAGTAACGCCCCGGAAAAACTTCCATCCATTCAGTCAAAAGCTCACCCGCCAGCGCTTCATTGCCATTAAGAATGGCCTGACCAACATCCCCCTCTCTGGCACCTGATAGCGCTATCAGGCCTTCAGATTTCTCCTGAATCCATTCTCTTTTAACAATGGCTTTGCCATGCTGCTGATTCTCCAGAAAAGACCGGGAAATAAGCTCTGTGAGGTTTCTATAGCCCTTCTCATTCATAGAAAGCAATACAAGTCTCACAGGCTCAAGAGCCGGATCAGAATGCGTAACCCAAAGGTCAGCGCCGCTGATCGGTTTAATACCCGCCCCCTGGGCACTGTTATAATACTTTACCAGCGAGCAAAGGTTCGACTGATCAGTAACGGCTACTGCAGGAAAACCCTGCTCTGCGGCAGCCTTGATCAGGGGCTTGATACGAACCAGGCCATCGCTCAGGGAAAATTCTGTATGAAGTCTCAGATGTATGAAACGTGCAGGCATGAGAGAAGGTAAACCGACTGATGGTGATTTTTAATTCTAACAACGGAGCTATGTTAACTGCCAGCTCTGTTATAACCCCGATGCTTCCAATGCCTCACGGACGGGCTTGAACGAACGACGATGGATTGGCGTCGCCCCCAGCTTTTTCAGAGCATCCATATGAACCTTGGTTGGATAGCCTTTGTGACCGGCAATCCCGTAACCGGGATAGTGCTTTTCCAACTCAACCATTTCACGATCACGTGTTACTTTTGCGAGGATAGAAGCTGCCCCAATCTCCGGAACAGAACCATCACCTTTCACTACAGCCTCGGCAGGACAAGGCAGATCAGGACAACGATTACCATCGATCAGGGCCAGTTCCGGCTTCACTGAAAGGCCTGCAACCGCTCTCTGCATCGCTAGCATAGTGGCATGAAGAATGTTCAGTTCATCTATCTCATGAACTTCAGCCCTTCCGATGGACCAGGCCAGTGCTTTCTCTTTGATTTCTTCAAAGAGCGCATCACGTTTCTTTTCAGGCAGCTTCTTGGAATCATTAAGTCCGGCTATGGGATTATCAGGGTCCAGAATGACGGCAGCGGTCACCACCGGACCGCACAGCGGGCCCCGGCCCACTTCATCGACACCACAAACCTTTGTAACAGACTCGGGGACGGCAAAAAAACCCAACTCATTTTGTTGCATCATATTTTCCTACTACCGACATCACCGCCTCATAGGCCAGAGCACTGGCATCACGCTTGAGGGTTTTATGAATCGCTGTAAACTCCTGAACCAGATGACTTCGCCACTCCTGATCGTCTAATGCCCTGATCATGGCTTCATGAAGCTTTTCAGAGGTCGCATCGTCTTGCAGCAGCTCAGGTACACAGGGCCCGCTCGCCAACAAATTCGGCAGGCCAACATGTTCAACTTTTACTAACCGGCTGAGAATCGCAAAACTCAGTGACGCCATACGATAGCTGATCACCATAGGCCTCTTGTGTAAAGCGGCTTCCAGAGTAGCTGTTCCTGAAGCGATCAAAATAGCATTGGCTGCCGCCATCATCTCGGAAGTTTTACCGACAGCAACCGTGACATTCAGATCCGGAAAAGCTTCCAGTATGGGTAGCAGCTGCAACTTTCTCTTTTCATTAGCGCAGGGAATGACGAAGCGAATATCGGGATGGTCTTTATTTAACAGGCGTGCAGTGTTTAAAAAAAGTTTCCCCAAACGGGATACTTCAGCTTTTCGACTGCCTGGCAATAAGGCTACC
This window harbors:
- a CDS encoding septum formation initiator family protein encodes the protein MLKLVHTLLLLALVVLQIQLWMGEGSVAEMVAIKKQIAQQERENERLYRRNRLLATEVIELQNGLQTLEEQARLDLGMIKKDETFYLIYD
- the ispD gene encoding 2-C-methyl-D-erythritol 4-phosphate cytidylyltransferase, which produces MSTSIPHEPRFWAVVPAAGVGRRMQSAIPKQYLEIHGRTLIEHTVERLLGFSVLEKLIVVIGAEDEYYKDIEMLRDSRIMLVQGGDERYHSVLNGLKALSELADAEDWVMVHDVARPCIRHSDLEWLVKQLTGHTTGGLLGMPVRDTMKRTSSSGEVIETVDRDELWHALTPQMFRMKLLYDALKKALDDGMPVTDEASAIEYAGFKPLMVEGHSDNIKVTRSADLTLAALYIQQQDKLIETV
- the ispF gene encoding 2-C-methyl-D-erythritol 2,4-cyclodiphosphate synthase, which gives rise to MRIGHGFDVHRFSDEAAADANIVLGGVGIEHSHKLLAHSDGDVLLHAVCDALLGAAALGDIGQHFPDTDPRYKGVDSRQLLRHVVTLIHENGYQVVNVDSTIVAQTPKMAAHIPAMKENLSRDLQVETEAVNVKATTTEKLGYTGRKEGIAVHAVVLLTHSKGRLS
- a CDS encoding CTP synthase, producing MTRYIFVTGGVVSSLGKGIASASLAAILEARGLKVTMLKLDPYINVDPGTMSPFQHGEVFVTEDGAETDLDLGHYERFVRTTMKQGNNFTTGRVYQDVLRKERRGDYLGGTVQVIPHITDEIKRRVVQGAGDADIAMVEIGGTVGDIESQPFLEAIRQLKVELGSSRALLMHLTLVPYIKTAGETKTKPTQHSVKELRSIGLQPDILVCRSEQFIEASARRKISLFTNVEERAVISLEDADTIYRIPQMLHEQGLDQIVVDKFSLDTPAADLSEWADVVDRDTHPEKEVTIAMVGKYMELLDAYKSLIEAVRHAGLKTRTKVNIRYVDSELLEQEGLSRLEGVSAILVPGGFGHRGVEGKVQAVRHARENKIPYLGICLGMQVAVIEYARNKAGLEGANSSEFDQNSEHPVIGLITEWLSSDGALETRTEASDLGGTMRLGAQKCNLISGTQAHSAYGKDIVTERHRHRYEVNNNYLETLQDAGLVISGRSEDNALVEMVEVKEHPWFVACQFHPEFTSTPRDGHPLFKSFIEAALNYQAKQD
- the kdsA gene encoding 3-deoxy-8-phosphooctulonate synthase; translated protein: MSEQKSVSVGSIQVANDKPFVLFGGMNVLESRDMAMKIAEHYVAVTEKLGIPYIFKASFDKANRSSIYSYRGPGMEEGLKIFQELKETFGVPLITDVHEVHQCQPVAEVVDVIQLPAFLARQTDLVFAMAKTGAVINIKKPQFLSPSQMGNIVDKFAEAGNEQVILCERGSSYGYDNLVVDMLGFRTMKEVSGQSPVIFDATHALQCRDPMGAASGGRRHQVAELSLAGMSTRLAGLFLEAHPDPDAARCDGPSALRLTQLEGFLTQVKAIDDLVKSMPELDTH
- the eno gene encoding phosphopyruvate hydratase, with protein sequence MAKIVEIKGREIMDSRGNPTVEADVILESGAMGRAAAPSGASTGSREALELRDGDKSRYLGKGVLKAVGNINGPIREALLGRDAADQRGLDLAMIELDGTENKSVLGANAILAVSLAAAKAAAADKKIPLYQHIADLNGTSGQFTMPVPMMNILNGGEHADNNVDIQEFMVQPVAAGTFAEGLRMGAEVFHALKKVLSAKGLNTAVGDEGGFAPNLASNADALAVIKEAVEAAGYKLGTDITLAMDCAASEFYVDGQYNMKGEGKIFSSNEFSDYLANLCEEYPIISIEDGLDESDWDGFKYQTEILGDKIQIVGDDLFVTNTRILKEGIEKGIANSILIKFNQIGSLTETLEAIKMAKDAGYTAVISHRSGETEDATIADLAVGTAAGQIKTGSLCRSDRVSKYNQLLRIEEELGTKAPYRGLAEFKRA